From Strigops habroptila isolate Jane chromosome 16, bStrHab1.2.pri, whole genome shotgun sequence:
CGTGCTAAGTAATGTGGGTGGTGAAGCCTATCCCAGCAGCTGCCGCTGAAGTTTGCATTACTTGTGACTCACTCAGGAGGGCCTATGTGTAATTTTAAACCGTTTCCACACCCAGATGACTTTCCCTTAAAAgtgataatgaaaataaagtgaGGGGAGAGGTTGGTAATGACTACAGGAGAACATTACATGGGAAACAGTGTGTTTGAGCCTGCTGTGGTAGTCTTCAGTAAGTGTGCCTCGTGTAGTGTATGCCCTTATTATTTACCTTACTAAGGTTCAGGAAACCAGATTTGTAGCTTAATACAGGACCAGACCCAGACCTATGAATGAAAACTAATGGGAGACCTTTAGTCTGGAGCCACTTCTCTGGGCTGTGCATGGTTGAAGAGTGGCTTACACCTCTATCCACAGATTCCTTAGCAGGGTTACATTTCTTCCCACATTACTTCTAAGAGGTTAATTCAGTTTGTTGCACTACTGTACTAATGGGTCATTTGAAGCaccattattttctgaatttgaagTTAAGTTTTTTACTATTGTTAACTTAATAAACATGCTCCAAACTAATTTTCAATAGTAGCTGAAGAGAATGCCtgaactttttttattttctttgtcttggtAAACACCCTATTGTAGAACTTAAATAATTACCAGATACTCAGACAACAAAGTATAATCATGCTCTGTGCTGTAAAATTTAGATAGCATAGTCTGTTTATACCATAATGTAATTACCTTCtattgaaatagaaaaacaaaacttcagcttttaaatgaTACAAGAAAGGATGATAAACTCTactccatccctgctcctcttagctcttctttctctccaaaaccacttaatacattttattaactTCTACAAAAGTGCAGTGACCTTTTTTAtacaatataaaaaagaaaaaagagagaggagacagACTTATTTGGTTCTACCAGCATTTGTTTAGCCATTGCAGTCTTGATGACTGGGCATTCTGCATCCTGTTCTCATGCTGGTTGTGCTTATTTatgggaaaaaccccaaaccacaggCTTCTCTCAGGGTGCTTCTTTCATCTGGTTGTTAAAATTATCTTCTTCTACTTGGGCAGAGTAGATGTGACAACAGACAATGAGCTAGTAGGGATGTGAACATCAGCCTCTTTGAATCTTTGAGTTGGGTATGTAAGGCCTAATTTAGCTGTTAACATTTTTAAGGGTTCCTCTGATGAAGCATGTGATTCCTTAATCCCCCAGGCTATTAAGTGCTCTGCCCAATGGTGAAAAATAGGTACTTTGGCAATTAAGCTTTGCGTATTATTCCTGTTACGCCCCATTACCTACCGtagtttgtctttttctgttcctttctcttcaggaaatccaggagctggcaggagggGAATGAACCGTGAGGGCGTCCCCGGAAAGAGTCCGGAGGAGATGTATATTCAGCAGAAAGTGCGAGTCCTACTCATGCTAAGGAAGATGGGATCAAATGTAAGATGCACCTTCATAGCCCTTCATACTTTGCAGCTTTCCAGATAATTTTGTAGTAACTTTCATAGTGCTTTCTGAGAAGGGCAGGTGATGATCTGGTTTTATTACTGAATTGTTTAAGCCATCATTGATATAACCATTATCTGCAGTtaaacacaatttctttttgcttaaataTTATGAGACTTGTGATGCCATAAACTAAATCCAAGCTTCCTATCATTTCTCTATATATACAGCAAAGTTTTTCATTAttggaaaaccagcaaaataaagcaactgTTGTAAGGCAACTGTGAATCTCTCCATGAATGCATGAAGTACCGCTTTGCTGCTGTGTCCTTGCTTATAATACAGTTTGCACAAATCACAGTTGGCTAAGCTGTTGAAGAGTAGAATAGAGGCAACTGTGACATTTCTTGTTAGGAAGTGGGAGATAtcttcagtctttcttcattttcctttttgctgacTGACTCTCTGTACCTTTCCAGCTCACCGCTAGTGAAGAGGAGTTCTTGCGCACGTACGCGGGTGTAGTGAATAGCCAACTTAGCCAGCTTCCTCAACACTCAATTGATCAGGGTGAGTACTGGATTTGTTCGCCTTGTGTTTGCTTAATCTGTGAGAACAGTCTCAGAAAATACCAAATTTAGGTTCCTGTATTTCTGCGATGATACGCCACATACTTAAACCCATCCTGTGATCTGGGATATTGCCTGCTACAGTCTTTGGAAGAGAACTACAGTGTACTGTTCAACAGGTGGTTTTATTCTGACAGGTAAAGTCACACTTAGCTATACCTAAGATTCATTAGGATGAAGAGCATTGTTTAACATCTTATGCTCCATGATAACTCAAAACATTGATGGCCATAGTCCCGTGGGCTtaatgcatgtatatatatctctatatatacacacacacacacatagctgtacatatatatatatgtctgtatacacatatatatatgtgtgtgtgtatatatcttCCTACTCTATGTAATacattaaatagaaataatttttaacctGATTGACTTTTTGCTATAGGGGAAGTTAAATTCAAGTATACATAGGTCCTGTAGTTCTGGATGTGTCTTGCTGTATTCAGTGTGGATCCTCTGCATAAGATGACTTTCAtctgaattttatatttattctgaaaCTGGACATCTGTGCTTAAAAAGGAACAAGACTGAGGGTGGCAAACACTTTCTTTGTAGGCTTCAAACTGGGagttttagaacaaaataaaatgtaaagtagGTACAGATTTCTAAGgtgcaaaagcagttttatGCATGTGATAATTTAGTTACTATGACTCTAGTTGCTTGATAACACTTTTctcacaaaagaaaatggaatcaTCTAACAACATCTTTTTAACTTCACATTTCCATGAATGTGGAAGTGCAATGTTACTAttccagcagagaaagagggaaagttTAGCAATGGGAAGAATATGTTCCCCATTGCATGTCTTCAATTTGCACAAGGTAATTAATTCCAGGACAGGGGTAGCAGACATAAGTTTACAAatctgctttggtttgtttagaTGCCCATTAAGAGGATGAAGTACATGCTGCTTTTGTGAATTCTTTGCAGAGGTCTTGGTAAACAATTGTGTGGTGCTGCTCCGAATCTACTGATCTCTTCTGAACCtgaatgtttctgatttttctccccttcacAGGCCTTGTGCCAGATCACATACATTATGCAGAATTTAAGGGAAATTGTAAGACTCGTATGCCAGAACTGAGTTGAGCAGAAATTTAATACACATctaagacattaaaaaaacccattacTTGCACAAACTTGCTCTTCAGTTTTAAGCCTGTGTGTTCATTCCTCTCATAGCTGGGGGATTGATGGAGATAGAGATACTTGTATATTTTGGCTCAGAATTCTTATACTTTTCTGCCAGTCCAAAGTGCAAATTTGCCTGTTTCTCATCAAGAACGTATAGACATGTTCAGTTAAGACTGACTGATTTGCAGTTGGCATTTTTTAGCATTATCCCTAACACAGTTCCATTTCTCacaatgaaaatacatgttGAATTACCTGCAGTTTGGCAAAGAAGagataataaaagcagaagtccAGCCAGGGGGCACAGATGCTTTGCACAGCTGTGCTCCTGCACAGCTTGATCTTTCTTGTCTAAACTGTCTGCTTTTATTATCTGTAAAATTAGATTTTCTCACTTTGCCGTGGGCTTTGGAGAGtcaaaaaaatgaattttgacataattttcaaatgtaatCAAAAGGGAAACCAGCAGTTACTTGGTCTGCTTGTACACTCACTAACCATGCAATACAGGAAATGTAAGAGCTTCATATGTTGTTCAGAAAGTTGTCTTTGTCCCATGTTTGAACAGATGCTGATTTGTCTGTCATTGTTTTCTTGAAGTTCTTGAAGATTCTTAAACCTTTGTCCCCAGGGAAGTGAAGTCCTCCCTGCTGATGCCTGCTATGATCTAATCTGACACTCCTATATTGCCTGGATTTGATTCCACAATCTACCTTAATCTGGTGGTCTGACCATTAAGATTTTTCTTGGTACAGGAATAAAGaccaaagaaagaaagtagATAAATATTtagagaaaggggaaaggatgTTGGTTCTTCTCATATTCAGGTATGCCATCTCTCCAAATGAAGTAGTGAATAGCATGAAGAACAAATGGAAATGAGGAAACCTAGCCAGATACCatttcttttggagaaagaTGAAGCTTTGTGTGCTATATAGACATAAGCAACTGTAATTTATTGCTCAGGACTTTGATTTCCTTAGAAATCTCTCCTGATTTCTCAAAGTCAGATATGATAATTCTGCTCTCAAGTGTGGTGGCTCATGCAGCAGTGGCCATTGCTGTCTATACCTTCAGGTAGGGTCGGATTAGGAAAGTGTTGGAAATGGAGAATACAAACTTCACAGGTGGCCAGTTTTCCATCTAAAGGGAGATTCCATTGCCACTAGATGGCATTATCTTGCGCTGAAAAACCGCAGCCCAAGTCCACACGCTAAagtactgaaatgttttgtgcCCTTCAAGGTTGCTTAAAGGAATTTTCTTCCCTACTTTTATGTTGTTTTCGTTTAATCTCCTctggaggattttttttattctcctttgtGCAACTTGCCTTACACAATAACCAAAAGGTGTGTTATTTAAGGGGTAACTTCCAAAGAGGTATTAGTATGCTAGTGGATTTCACAATCTTTTCTTCCAGTAGTAGGACAGATTGCTCTCAGCCTAACTTGTCCCAGACCTATCTTTAGAGTCATTTTCCACCAGCAGGCATGCAAAAGgcagaaagctgatttcataCCCCCATTTCATTCCAAAAAAGGGAATGACATTCTTGGCCTTAGCACTCCAAAAGCTTTGTTAGAGACCTGCAGATTTTTGTGTGTCACttaaaaatgctgaagtctGGCTCCAGAATTACAGAAAGgtcattttgtttcttttttttgtcgTTGTATTTTGACAAAAGTACAGAGAATGGATGGTCTAGAATTTTCTAAGTGTATCACAGCCTCTATTACCATTTTTATGCTGTTGTTGTGCATCCATGAAATATTGCCTTAGAGCAGCTGGCTGGTGGCCTCATAGTACTGACCTGAGGTAGGACTGCAGGGTTTAGCACTGTATGCTGCTCCCTGCTAGAACTTCAGATAAAGATCTGTCAGCTTCTTTTTTGACTCTGTTTGACCACAGGGAGTCACTGCAACCTATGTGTCCAAGATAATATGTGCAGCAGTGTGACAGTGCATTGAAGAAGTTCATGCTTGTCCCTGCTGAATTCAAGTGTTTGTGCCATAAACCTTCAGTGAGCCAATATTCATAACAACGTCTCTGACATTTAAAGTTTCTCCCTGATAATCCACTTACTGCCTTAGGGTTCAGCAATAGTCAATTTTGAGCAAGAAGTATGTTGGAATAGCTCTGTAATTTTCAAGCAAGCCTGAAGTCCAAGACTTCCCTTTAGTTTGTGCATATCTTTAcaggaagaggagaaatttCAACTCTCTCTTTTTATCTCCCATCTTGCTTTCAAAAGGAATTCAACAGTTCGGCCATACaaaattactgtgtttttaGGGTTGTTGATAGATTTCCTTTTACATTTGAAACATACATTTGGAACACCTTCACCCTTGAAGCATCTGCATTGTATAAGGAAACTCAAACTTACTCTGATTGCATTAGTGAGTATCTTTGTGTACATCAGGTAGTAATGGCACGTTGCTGTCTAATGTGCTGTAGCAAATATCAAAATGAAATCAGTGCATATCTTTCTAGTATGTGTTCTAAAGTCTTAACATTCATAAGCTGCAGCATATATTAGAGCAACAGATCTGTGAAAGAGCCAAGATGGGAAGAGCAAGGAATGTTTAGGTAGCTCCAATATCTGGATCCTGTTCATAGTTTGTTATCTTAGCTGTTTTTATTAATAGTTTGGTCTGTTACCCATTCTCTTCCTCAGCTGATCCAGACAGTCGTGTTGCATCCATGTCAGTTATGAGGCTTATCTGATGCATTAAGAACACTTTCTTATCCATTGAAAGGTGGGCTGGTAGCAGAGGGGATGGGATCTCAGTATCCCAGCAAAGCACGAAAAACAGTTATAAACCTCTAAGGTGTAAGGTATTTAATACTTACATTTAGAATTAAGAGAATAAACATTAATGTCATGCTCACATTTTTTTatatccattttatttttccatcattgCTGTAATGTTGGTAACACCTATATGAAAGTGCAAAATACAGGGCATTTCTGTTTACTCAAGGAGCTTTTTAGCTAACATCTGTGGgttgctgcttgttttgtttttatggcTCCAAGAATAACTGAAGAACCCAAAGGCATCTCTGTTCAACCAGTGTATAATGCTGGTGAGTGGATGTAATCATGAGCTGTTTTGAGATATCAACATATTACTTGTCTGCCCTGCATTGCAGCGAGAACTAGCGCAGCTCAGGCTCATTAGGTTTCTTGAGCTTGAAAGGATGAAATTAAGGCTTTCtcacttatttttaatacaagcaAAATGCCTCTCAGGAAGTTATACACACAGAAGCATCTCCTGCATAAAAACCCCTGTTTCCTGTGTCCCAGttacttacattttaaatggtAGGCTAGCACTTGGCTTTCTGAAGTCGCTGCTCTGGCAAATCTGCAAATGGAAGCTGTGCAGCTAGTAAGGATGATATGTGAATTATACTAAGACCTTGGTGATTACTGCTCTGTTGTTCCTATAGCAACAGGGGTGTCGTGCTGGTTCTTGAAGCAAGCTGGTCCCTTGGGGAGGGCAAAGCTGCGGTGCAGACACATGCCTCGGCTGGGTTTGACACATTCTCTGGCTGGTAGGGCATTAAAAATGAACCCGGGCTACTCATGGAGTTAGGAGGGGACCTGCTTATGAAATATCAGATAGTGATGGAGAAATAGAGATGGAGCTCTTCTCAGTGtggcttctttcttttgaaCACAGTGCTTGTTTTATTGTGCTCCTCCCCTCAGCAGGGCATGTTGTATTTTTAGAATGCCAGACTAGGATACTGATGCTGGGAACTGCAGAGAGAAGTTAATGTTTAGAAGATAGTTGCTGGGAAGTGATTGAAGAAATGTGTGTATGCAAAGATCCTGAGGCAGCCTTCTGAAATTCATGACAGGCTTAACCTTCTGATCTAGAAAGGCTTTTTGGGTTTAATTTTGCAGGTAACTACAAACAAATCAGGTGTATGTATGTATTCATCATTCAAAGAGCACTTGGAAATAGCAGCTGTTGGATGTGTCAGCATCTTCCTTTGTGCTAAAGTAGTGTGGTTTTAATCCAGCTTGTACCATCCTGGCTTGATGTCGCTGTAGCTGAGTACTTGCTGTGGAAAGCATTAGCTTCAGTCATCTAGGTGAAATTCTCTGATTCTCAGGTGAACTGATGAGCAGTTGCCTGTGGTGAGCTCAGTGGCTGCCTACAGTCTGTACTGCTGTGCTGTAAGTCATTTGACCTTCAGCTCATCTTGGCTTGCTAAGCCTGAATTGGAAATGCTGTAGAAGAGCTGCTACATGCAGCAATCCAAACAACTGCCACTAGAACACAATTGCAGCAGGATTGTTTTGGAAGTTAGCGGGGTAAGACTGTTGTTACTGCTTTTAAGGTAGGACATAGGCCCCCCAGTTAATTCTTGTGAATTTCTAGGAAGGATGAGGGTGGTAAAGTGTAAGGCAGAAGTGGAAGAAGTATTTGCATGTCTGGAAGTTTGTGGCAATTAATGCTTTGCTCAGGAAAGAAGATAGGGACTATTTTATTGAGTATATGTAAGTCTCTGTATCAGTGTTGAAGTATGTGCCCAGAAAAGGGACAGCTGTGGAGAGAGAACTCGTATGTATAGAATGTAGAAGGTCAGGTATAAGTGTGCCTTTTTCATTGTTCTATACATTAATTACTGGAAGTGCAAAGCTCAGTGAAGGATGTGCTAAAAGTAAACTTGTTTCACCATCCTATTGTCTTAGTTGCTGGCTTTTGGCAACGTGCAGATTAACTTACAAcctgtgctctgctttttgcagttttatttttgcttgattagaaagaaaacatccGCTGTAGGAGCCAAGTGGGACTACAGCAGAAGCTCTATTCACTAGTACTTTAATCCCTGTTTTCCTTTGACCACATAGAAACCCCTATGCTATTCTCTGGAACTATTTGTTTTTGAACAGGAGCATAGGCAGCTGTAGAATTGCTTAATGAACAGACTTGTTAGATTGGTTCCATTTAGCTCTGGATAGTTTGGGTTGTAGGACTGGACTtgaacaaaacctgcttttgtgCTGAGAAATGTGGATGTGAATAACCTTTTTCTGGACAAATATCACCCTTGGTTTTTTGCTGTAGGGCATCTTCAGAAATAATCATGCTCCATAAGTGGCTTCTGGAAGGTTGAGAGCACTGATGAGTGTCTCTCTTTCATTTGCCTACTGTGCTCTTACCTTTACTCAGTTCAGCAGAGAAATTTTCCATTCAGGTCATTGAAATGCTCAGCTAAAACTGGTGGGACTTACTGCTCTTCAAGAGGTTGTTATATTATAACTACTCGGCTTATGAATGTGAAAGTATCTGCCCTTTTCTCAAGTCCTTTGAACAAACTGCTTCTGGATCTGGGAAATACAATTGTCTTTTACATCCCAGTCAAGAGCCATGATGCTCATGAAGAATGGAGAAGTGCTGAATAATGAACTGTCTCTTTTGTTAGTGAAC
This genomic window contains:
- the CTNNBIP1 gene encoding beta-catenin-interacting protein 1, translated to MNREGVPGKSPEEMYIQQKVRVLLMLRKMGSNLTASEEEFLRTYAGVVNSQLSQLPQHSIDQGAEDVVMAFSRSETEDRRQ